The Chiloscyllium plagiosum isolate BGI_BamShark_2017 chromosome 20, ASM401019v2, whole genome shotgun sequence genome has a window encoding:
- the pnp4a gene encoding purine nucleoside phosphorylase 4a — translation MYVYMEQQVCYETYKETADWLLSKTSHRPKVAIICGSGLGSLADSLTKQEIFKYSDVPNFPQSTVKGHAGQLVFGELKGKTCVCMQGRFHMFEGYSLTKVTFPVRVFRLMGVKVLFVTNAAGSVADGYNTGDIMIIKDHINMPGLTGLHPLIGPNDERFGTRFPSMANAYDKSLRNLALAVSKELQCSDYVQEGVYCMVSGPHFETIAEARLLYKLGVDAVGMSTVPEVIVAKHCGLRVFGLSLITNKVTREYESTEVVDHEAVLSISEMRTGVLQNLVAELVARMKINDDC, via the exons Atgtatgtgtacat GGAGCAGCAGGTTTG TTATGAGACCTACAAGGAGACAGCAGATTGGCTGCTATCAAAAACCAGCCATCGACCAAAGGTAGCGATAATCTGTGGCTCTGGACTCGGTAGCCTCGCTGATTCACTCACAAAACAGGAGATCTTTAAATACTCTGATGTCCCCAACTTTCCGCAAAGCACAG TGAAAGGACATGCTGGTCAGCTGGTATTTGGAGAGCTGAAGGGAAAGACTTGTGTCTGCATGCAAGGGCGTTTCCACATGTTTGAAGGATACTCACTGACAAAG GTGACTTTTCCTGTCCGTGTATTCCGATTGATGGGTGTTAAAGTCCTCTTCGTGACCAATGCTGCAGGATCAGTTGCTGATGGTTACAACACAGGAGACATCATGATCATTAAGGACCACATTAATATGCCAGGTCTTACTGGGCTGCATCCTCTCATTGGACCCAATGATGAACG GTTCGGTACCCGTTTTCCTAGCATGGCTAACGCATATGACAAAAGCCTCAGGAATCTGGCCCTGGCTGTAAGCAAGGAACTGCAGTGCTCTGATTACGTGCAGGAAGGTGTCTACTGCATGGTTTCAGGCCCGCATTTCGAGACCATTGCTGAAGCACGTCTTCTTTACAAACTTGGAGTTGATGCTGTGG GAATGAGTACTGTTCCTGAGGTCATTGTCGCGAAACACTGCGGCTTGCGTGTGTTTGGACTTTCACTGATCACCAATAAAGTGACAAGGGAGTATGAAAGCACTGAGGTGGTGGATCATGAAGCTGTCCTGAGTATTAGCGAGATGAGGACAGGAGTGCTCCAAAATCTTGTAGCGGAGTTGGTGGCTCGTATGAAAATCAATGATGACTGCTAA